From Vibrio splendidus, a single genomic window includes:
- a CDS encoding DUF1566 domain-containing protein translates to MERKRSSWQLNAISVILLTTLFSGCKSGHENNDSGTTTTGTNTGSSSSPVTVSLPNSVSFSEPQSGSKTESITVSLSEALSQDLTLTISTSDVTTRSSGAFKNYDVISSQNVKIAAGATNADLPLNLVHNNLYEGSKTLHYSISSDNGANYILSNERTVVTINDSDTQPTVSFSNDLSTVVEGDSIIQRAVLSHYTSQDVTLTLTQTGIAAPEDFTVDISELTLKLPAESVSTNITFSARDDSFDEGGESVIYTIASVGNATIDSSKSTLAFYIPGQKSFNDTGYVTYFDGTAYDSVTPPASHPNQDADFGLDKTDGSEHADGEYGFRYTKRDANSNPLISTASSWSCVKDEHTGLYIETKQAAQSLPSTNVIEDWVKKHKLDANANPYPWGTESSSWRSASYTYTWYDSDATTNGGYAGAPNDLLYSEGPISSQCAYPNDKPGNRYCNTSSYINALNSYAICGITDWRLPSPIEARSFINFNVGNKPSGHVDYFPNLGSKIFTKTSSVKQNGSARCVDTTTGELELCNKNISSSTGIVAVSGGLD, encoded by the coding sequence ATGGAAAGAAAAAGGTCGAGTTGGCAACTCAATGCCATCTCAGTAATCCTTCTCACAACACTATTTAGCGGCTGTAAAAGCGGCCATGAAAATAATGACAGTGGAACAACAACGACAGGAACCAATACTGGTTCATCCTCTTCCCCGGTTACTGTTAGCCTCCCTAATAGTGTTTCATTTTCTGAACCACAATCAGGGTCAAAAACAGAGTCGATCACCGTTTCTCTTTCCGAAGCCTTAAGCCAAGATCTAACCTTGACGATCTCAACCAGTGACGTAACGACACGTTCCAGTGGTGCGTTCAAGAACTACGATGTTATCTCTAGCCAAAACGTCAAAATTGCGGCAGGAGCAACAAACGCAGATCTGCCATTAAACCTTGTGCACAATAATCTGTATGAAGGAAGCAAAACTCTTCATTATTCTATTAGTTCTGATAACGGTGCAAACTACATTCTTTCAAACGAACGAACTGTAGTCACCATCAATGACAGCGATACCCAACCTACAGTTAGCTTTAGTAATGACTTAAGTACCGTTGTAGAGGGCGATAGTATTATTCAACGAGCTGTTTTGAGTCATTACACCTCTCAAGATGTAACTCTCACTCTCACTCAAACTGGTATTGCCGCTCCTGAGGACTTTACTGTTGATATATCAGAGTTAACTCTCAAGTTACCAGCAGAGAGCGTCTCAACAAATATCACTTTTTCTGCCCGTGATGATAGCTTCGATGAAGGTGGCGAATCGGTAATCTACACAATAGCTTCCGTTGGTAACGCTACAATTGATTCAAGTAAAAGCACTCTCGCGTTCTATATTCCCGGACAGAAGAGTTTCAATGATACTGGTTATGTCACCTATTTTGATGGCACAGCTTACGACAGCGTCACTCCTCCAGCCTCGCACCCTAATCAAGATGCTGATTTTGGTTTAGATAAAACAGATGGAAGTGAACACGCTGATGGAGAGTATGGCTTCCGCTATACCAAAAGAGATGCGAATAGTAACCCGTTAATTTCAACAGCTTCTAGCTGGAGTTGTGTAAAAGACGAACATACAGGGTTGTACATTGAAACAAAGCAAGCCGCTCAATCGCTGCCTTCGACAAACGTCATCGAAGATTGGGTAAAAAAACACAAGCTAGATGCAAACGCAAACCCTTACCCTTGGGGAACTGAATCAAGCTCTTGGCGAAGTGCTTCATACACCTACACTTGGTACGATTCTGATGCGACCACCAATGGCGGTTATGCAGGGGCACCTAACGACCTGCTATATAGCGAAGGGCCTATATCTTCTCAATGCGCTTATCCCAATGACAAGCCTGGTAATCGCTACTGTAATACCAGTAGCTATATTAATGCCCTAAATAGTTATGCTATCTGCGGCATCACGGATTGGCGCCTGCCCTCTCCCATTGAAGCTCGTTCATTTATAAACTTTAATGTGGGTAACAAACCATCAGGACATGTGGATTACTTCCCTAACCTAGGCAGCAAGATCTTTACGAAGACAAGCTCAGTAAAACAAAATGGTAGCGCACGATGCGTTGATACTACTACGGGTGAGCTAGAGCTTTGTAATAAAAACATTTCAAGCTCAACGGGTATTGTCGCTGTGAGCGGAGGCTTAGACTAA
- a CDS encoding DMSO/selenate family reductase complex B subunit, whose translation MKQYGFYIDSSKCTGCKTCQLACKDYNDLDIKTNYRRVYEYAGGGFTQDGDTWVQKDVFSYYLSIACNHCTNPACVKVCPSGAMHKRDEDGLVVVDESVCIGCQHCSNACPYGAPQYNAKKGHMTKCDGCYQRVSEGKQPICVESCPLRALEFGEINTLREKYGSGADVAPLPSSTETLPNIVIKLNKNAKPTGDTSGHLANPKEV comes from the coding sequence ATGAAACAATACGGCTTTTACATTGATTCAAGTAAATGCACGGGTTGTAAAACCTGTCAGCTTGCTTGTAAAGATTATAACGATCTAGACATCAAAACGAACTACCGTCGCGTATACGAATACGCAGGTGGTGGCTTCACTCAAGATGGCGATACCTGGGTTCAGAAAGATGTCTTTTCTTACTACCTATCTATCGCTTGTAACCACTGTACTAACCCAGCGTGTGTGAAAGTGTGTCCTTCGGGCGCGATGCACAAACGTGATGAAGACGGTTTGGTTGTGGTTGATGAGAGCGTATGTATTGGTTGTCAGCACTGTAGCAATGCCTGTCCTTACGGCGCACCACAATACAATGCTAAGAAAGGTCACATGACTAAATGCGATGGTTGTTACCAACGTGTTTCTGAAGGCAAACAGCCTATCTGTGTTGAGTCTTGCCCACTTCGTGCATTGGAGTTTGGCGAAATCAATACACTTCGCGAGAAGTACGGCTCTGGTGCGGATGTGGCTCCACTGCCATCTTCAACAGAAACGCTACCGAACATCGTGATTAAGCTGAACAAAAACGCGAAGCCGACTGGCGATACCAGTGGTCACCTAGCAAACCCGAAGGAGGTGTAA
- a CDS encoding glycine cleavage system protein R — protein sequence MNSTFIVNFIGKASPATIKQLAAVTHENDGKWLISKVNFIEDQVAGVLKVQLPAINESIVKEAFSANADLIVQFVDSDHTHNAQDTIHHLRLDSNDRAGIVNEVTHVLDRQGISILDMDCHRVFIAGGGGVSSSLFTSKIAVKLPIEVLIDDVVNELETLSEDTRVMIES from the coding sequence ATGAACAGTACATTTATCGTAAACTTTATCGGAAAAGCATCACCAGCAACAATCAAACAACTTGCTGCTGTTACTCACGAAAACGACGGCAAATGGCTCATCAGTAAAGTTAATTTTATTGAAGACCAGGTCGCAGGCGTACTCAAGGTTCAACTTCCAGCCATCAACGAATCGATTGTGAAAGAGGCTTTCAGCGCCAATGCTGACTTGATCGTGCAGTTTGTTGATTCAGACCACACTCACAACGCACAAGATACAATCCATCACTTAAGGCTCGACTCTAACGACAGAGCAGGTATCGTCAACGAAGTGACACATGTATTAGACAGACAAGGGATCAGCATTCTCGATATGGACTGCCACCGTGTCTTCATCGCTGGCGGCGGTGGCGTTAGCTCAAGCCTATTTACTTCCAAGATTGCCGTTAAGCTGCCAATTGAAGTTCTGATTGATGATGTCGTCAACGAGTTAGAAACGCTCAGTGAAGATACTCGTGTGATGATTGAGAGTTAA
- a CDS encoding TorD/DmsD family molecular chaperone, whose product MIIDTHKLLGSLFYQATNKEQLIDIVQALVESQVLSEDCLLALQNEQEDALAAEFSRLFEGVGDMPAPPWGSVYLDKDRIVFGASTVEYRQFLELNHIELDTGLREPEDQFGLMLLAHAYLLENNNIDSSRELLESHLLTWSSVYLERFNSASELSFYKKLSSDVIYWLEQLTSEYNLNVATKKLYID is encoded by the coding sequence ATGATTATTGATACGCATAAATTGCTCGGTTCATTATTTTATCAAGCAACTAATAAAGAACAGTTAATAGATATTGTTCAGGCCTTAGTAGAGAGCCAAGTTTTATCAGAAGATTGTTTACTGGCACTCCAAAACGAACAGGAAGATGCGCTCGCTGCAGAGTTTAGTCGACTGTTTGAAGGCGTTGGCGACATGCCAGCACCGCCTTGGGGCTCTGTTTATCTCGATAAAGACCGTATTGTGTTTGGCGCATCGACTGTGGAATATCGACAGTTTTTAGAATTGAATCATATTGAGTTAGATACAGGCTTAAGAGAGCCAGAAGACCAATTTGGTTTAATGCTACTCGCACATGCGTATTTGTTAGAAAATAATAATATTGATTCATCTCGTGAATTATTAGAGTCTCATTTATTAACTTGGTCATCAGTTTATTTAGAGAGATTTAATTCAGCATCAGAGTTATCTTTTTATAAGAAGCTATCAAGTGATGTAATATATTGGCTTGAGCAATTAACATCTGAATATAATTTAAACGTTGCTACTAAAAAGTTATATATCGATTAA
- the napF gene encoding ferredoxin-type protein NapF: MPEQINSDRRGFLTRLSKPVKAAANYEEKSQRSYARPPKAVDEVLFERLCDGCGLCEHTCPNSVIEMLEGSALLNLDYNSCSMCNKCSEVCPTGALHPTVTPYIDLKPSFADSCNNYMQMDCNACQTACSASAIQIEAGELPTVDKDKCNGCGECRSACYIGSVTLNLIQ; encoded by the coding sequence ATGCCTGAACAAATAAATTCAGATAGGCGTGGTTTCTTAACTCGACTTTCTAAACCGGTTAAAGCCGCCGCGAATTATGAAGAGAAGTCACAACGCTCGTATGCAAGGCCGCCAAAAGCGGTCGATGAGGTGCTGTTTGAGCGTCTTTGCGACGGTTGTGGGCTATGTGAGCATACGTGTCCGAATAGTGTCATAGAGATGCTAGAGGGCAGTGCGCTGCTGAATTTGGATTACAACAGTTGTTCTATGTGTAACAAGTGCAGTGAAGTGTGTCCGACTGGCGCGCTTCATCCAACGGTCACGCCTTATATTGACTTGAAGCCTAGCTTTGCTGATAGCTGTAACAATTACATGCAAATGGATTGTAATGCGTGCCAAACCGCTTGTTCAGCAAGTGCGATTCAAATCGAAGCAGGGGAGTTGCCTACGGTGGACAAAGATAAGTGTAACGGCTGCGGAGAGTGCCGAAGCGCTTGTTACATTGGCTCAGTGACTTTGAACCTTATTCAGTAG
- a CDS encoding DUF1566 domain-containing protein, translating to MKLHICLGTLTALLCSNALAQTCVTTQPASIKDGRLIDRKDGTLLDVTTNLLWSKCNLGESYNSVKNTCDGTAFKYKSWQDALNATKDTKLTTIAGQTGFRLPNIKELSSIVEYSCTKPAINLAHFPTTTNEPYWTNTPDAHKINTAYDGLIIDFEEALEIITDPSNAPSPLIRLVKEFK from the coding sequence ATGAAACTACATATATGTTTGGGGACACTGACCGCCCTACTGTGCAGCAACGCATTGGCACAAACGTGTGTAACGACACAGCCAGCATCTATTAAAGATGGGCGGTTAATTGACCGTAAAGATGGCACATTACTGGACGTAACCACTAATTTGCTGTGGTCTAAATGCAACTTAGGTGAAAGCTATAATTCTGTAAAAAATACGTGTGATGGAACCGCGTTTAAGTACAAAAGCTGGCAAGATGCACTTAATGCAACTAAAGATACAAAACTGACCACGATTGCTGGTCAAACGGGCTTTCGTTTGCCAAATATCAAAGAGCTCAGTTCAATCGTAGAGTATAGCTGTACTAAACCTGCCATTAACCTTGCACATTTCCCAACGACAACCAATGAGCCTTACTGGACGAATACTCCAGATGCACACAAAATTAACACAGCCTATGATGGTTTGATCATCGATTTCGAAGAGGCACTGGAAATCATAACCGATCCAAGTAACGCCCCTTCCCCTCTAATTCGATTAGTTAAAGAGTTTAAGTAA
- a CDS encoding CinA family nicotinamide mononucleotide deamidase-related protein, giving the protein MTKIAMLSTGEEVLHGDIVDTNAAWMSAEFYQHGFALAKRSTVGDQMNALVEELLMLSFNYDVVIVNGGLGPTTDDMSAAAAATASEQKLVMFPEWLTRMEEMFSGRGMPMPDSNLKQALLPASSEIVDNPVGTACGFKLKINDATFYFTPGVPSEFKRMVTFDIIPDLSRTYPQVVASECSRLFTFGLSESGISDVLDQLKLPEGYELGYRSYLPFIEVKLFGPKADLETRVKLLQMVYKLLESNVVSVDEPMVDHIGHIMAEKKKTLSVSEVSTKGALSAWLQLNEQVEDCFGHSWVMAEPKESELEKSDPLAATFALAGATREKCGTELALVTGKLEGNTFSVALSTEAGEWGQVLEFYRQYSREDQRNVIKTVAADMLRRHLDNKPMFGTYSSVKRLKDMFIPAAIIK; this is encoded by the coding sequence ATGACGAAAATCGCAATGTTAAGCACTGGTGAAGAAGTTCTTCATGGGGACATTGTAGACACAAACGCAGCTTGGATGTCTGCTGAGTTTTATCAGCACGGTTTTGCCCTAGCGAAACGTTCGACTGTGGGTGACCAAATGAATGCTCTAGTTGAAGAACTGTTGATGCTGAGTTTTAACTATGATGTGGTTATCGTTAATGGCGGTTTAGGACCGACAACTGATGATATGAGTGCGGCTGCGGCTGCGACGGCTTCAGAGCAGAAACTCGTCATGTTCCCTGAATGGCTAACTCGTATGGAAGAGATGTTTTCTGGACGTGGTATGCCGATGCCGGACAGCAACCTTAAACAAGCTTTGTTGCCAGCGAGTTCAGAGATTGTCGATAACCCTGTGGGCACGGCTTGCGGCTTCAAACTGAAAATCAACGATGCGACTTTCTATTTCACTCCGGGTGTCCCGAGTGAATTCAAACGCATGGTCACGTTTGATATTATTCCTGATTTGTCGCGTACTTACCCTCAAGTGGTTGCCTCTGAATGCAGTCGACTGTTTACGTTTGGTTTGTCTGAGTCGGGTATCTCTGATGTTTTGGACCAATTAAAGCTGCCTGAAGGTTATGAGCTTGGTTACCGTTCTTATCTGCCGTTCATTGAGGTCAAACTGTTTGGTCCTAAGGCAGACTTAGAAACTCGCGTTAAGTTGCTGCAAATGGTTTACAAGCTGCTAGAAAGTAATGTCGTCAGTGTTGATGAGCCTATGGTTGATCATATTGGCCACATAATGGCTGAGAAAAAGAAGACGTTATCGGTGTCTGAAGTGTCGACCAAAGGCGCATTGTCAGCGTGGCTGCAATTGAATGAGCAGGTTGAAGATTGCTTCGGGCATTCGTGGGTGATGGCTGAGCCAAAAGAGAGTGAACTTGAGAAGAGCGATCCATTAGCTGCAACCTTTGCTCTGGCTGGCGCAACAAGAGAGAAATGCGGTACTGAGCTAGCTTTGGTGACTGGCAAGTTAGAAGGCAACACATTCAGCGTTGCATTGTCGACCGAAGCGGGAGAATGGGGCCAGGTGCTTGAATTTTATCGTCAGTACTCACGCGAAGACCAACGTAACGTGATCAAGACCGTTGCCGCCGATATGCTGAGAAGACACCTAGACAACAAACCGATGTTTGGTACTTACTCTTCGGTTAAGCGATTGAAAGACATGTTTATTCCAGCGGCTATTATTAAGTAA
- a CDS encoding DmsA/YnfE/YnfF family dimethyl sulfoxide reductase: protein MTNKKESGVMNLTRRGFMKASSAVGSAAALAGGIALPFKSKPVAAAVAESVDEKIVWSACTVNCGSRCPLRMHVQNGEIKYVETDNTGTDEYGHHQVRACLRGRSMRRRVYNPDRLKYPMKRVGKRGEGKFKRISWEEAYDEVAGTMQRLIKDYGNDTIYLNYGTGTLGGTVTKSWPPAQTLIARLMNLSGGYLNHYGDYSTAQIAKGLSYTYGGWANNNSFSDLENTKLNIQFGNNPAETRMSGGGLIHHYVESKNKSNARTIIIDPRYTDTAGGREDQWIPIRPSTDAALVAGLAHVMITEDLVDQPFLDKYCVGYDEKTLPASAPKNSDYKSYILGLSEDGVEKTPEWASKITGIPVDTIVKLGREMGTAKPCAIHQGWGLQRTANGELACRAIAMLSLLTGSVGVSGGSTGARESDINIPFVRFPTVPNPVETSISMFMWTDAIYRHHEMTDITDGVRGAERLKNPIKMIWNYAGNCIINQHSDINKTHVILQDESACEMIVVVDNHMTSSAKYADIILPDLTTSEQDDWCMDGKAANMPYFIYAQKAIEPQFEAKSIYEMCSQLAKRMGVEKEFTEGRTQEQWIEHLYAETRKNDPTLPTFEEMKDLGIYKRSYDHHYIAYEDFRKDPEANPLTTPSGKIEIYSEQLADIAKTWKLKEDEVIHPLPIYADSFEGHNDPLAEKYPLQLTGFHYKARTHSTYGNVAEIKAAAPQELWINPIDAQERGIKNGDMVSIFNDRGEVHIPAKVTPRILPRVVALGEGAWYAPDGQKIDHAGSINVLTTQRPSPLAKGNPQHTNLVQIKTLNKA, encoded by the coding sequence ATGACGAATAAGAAAGAATCTGGGGTAATGAATCTTACTCGAAGAGGCTTCATGAAAGCTTCTTCTGCGGTAGGTAGCGCAGCCGCACTCGCGGGCGGTATCGCTTTACCTTTCAAATCCAAACCAGTAGCGGCTGCGGTTGCTGAGAGTGTGGATGAGAAAATCGTATGGAGTGCATGTACTGTAAACTGTGGCTCTCGCTGCCCATTACGTATGCATGTGCAAAACGGTGAAATCAAATACGTAGAAACAGACAACACAGGTACTGACGAATACGGTCATCACCAAGTTCGTGCGTGTCTACGTGGTCGCTCTATGCGTCGCCGTGTTTACAACCCAGATCGCCTGAAATACCCAATGAAACGCGTGGGTAAACGTGGTGAAGGTAAGTTCAAGCGTATTAGCTGGGAAGAGGCTTACGATGAAGTCGCTGGCACCATGCAACGTCTTATCAAAGACTACGGTAACGACACCATCTACCTAAACTACGGTACAGGTACGCTGGGCGGTACGGTAACTAAGTCTTGGCCACCAGCACAAACGCTGATTGCTCGTCTAATGAACTTAAGTGGTGGTTACCTAAACCATTACGGTGACTACTCAACAGCGCAAATCGCGAAAGGCTTGAGCTACACCTACGGTGGTTGGGCAAACAACAACTCTTTCTCTGATCTAGAGAACACCAAGCTTAACATCCAATTTGGTAACAACCCTGCCGAGACACGCATGTCTGGCGGCGGTCTGATCCACCACTATGTAGAAAGCAAAAACAAATCGAACGCAAGAACGATCATCATCGACCCTCGCTACACCGATACTGCCGGTGGCCGTGAAGATCAATGGATCCCAATCCGTCCTTCTACAGATGCTGCATTGGTAGCGGGTCTTGCGCACGTAATGATCACTGAAGACCTTGTCGATCAACCGTTCCTAGACAAATACTGTGTCGGTTATGACGAGAAAACTCTGCCTGCATCGGCGCCTAAAAACAGCGACTACAAATCTTACATCCTAGGTTTAAGCGAAGATGGCGTAGAGAAGACACCAGAATGGGCTTCTAAGATCACCGGTATTCCCGTTGATACTATCGTCAAGCTTGGCCGTGAAATGGGCACAGCAAAACCGTGCGCAATCCACCAAGGCTGGGGCCTGCAACGTACTGCGAACGGTGAGCTAGCGTGTCGTGCAATCGCAATGCTGTCATTACTAACCGGTTCTGTGGGTGTGTCTGGCGGTTCAACAGGCGCTCGTGAAAGTGACATCAACATTCCGTTTGTTCGCTTCCCTACTGTGCCAAACCCAGTTGAAACTTCAATTTCAATGTTCATGTGGACAGACGCAATTTACCGTCACCATGAAATGACCGACATCACTGACGGTGTTCGCGGTGCAGAGCGCCTTAAGAACCCAATCAAGATGATCTGGAACTACGCAGGTAACTGCATCATCAACCAACACTCAGACATCAACAAGACTCACGTGATTCTTCAAGATGAAAGTGCATGTGAAATGATTGTCGTGGTTGATAACCATATGACTTCTTCAGCGAAATACGCCGATATCATCCTGCCAGACTTAACAACGTCTGAGCAAGACGACTGGTGTATGGATGGCAAAGCAGCGAATATGCCTTACTTCATCTACGCGCAGAAAGCGATCGAACCTCAGTTTGAAGCGAAATCTATCTACGAAATGTGCTCTCAGTTGGCTAAACGTATGGGCGTCGAAAAAGAGTTCACAGAAGGCCGAACTCAAGAGCAATGGATTGAGCATCTTTACGCTGAAACTCGTAAGAACGATCCAACACTGCCAACCTTCGAAGAGATGAAAGATCTAGGCATCTACAAACGTAGCTACGACCACCACTACATTGCTTACGAAGACTTCCGTAAAGATCCAGAAGCGAACCCACTGACCACACCAAGTGGCAAGATCGAGATCTACTCGGAGCAACTGGCTGATATCGCGAAGACTTGGAAGCTGAAAGAAGACGAAGTGATTCACCCACTTCCGATTTACGCGGATTCTTTTGAAGGCCATAACGATCCACTAGCAGAAAAATACCCACTTCAGCTAACCGGTTTCCACTACAAGGCTCGTACTCACTCGACTTACGGCAACGTTGCTGAAATCAAAGCAGCAGCACCTCAAGAGTTGTGGATCAACCCGATTGATGCTCAAGAGCGCGGTATTAAAAATGGCGACATGGTCAGTATTTTCAACGACCGTGGCGAAGTACACATTCCAGCGAAAGTGACACCTAGGATTCTTCCTCGAGTTGTCGCACTAGGCGAAGGTGCATGGTACGCACCAGATGGTCAGAAGATCGACCATGCAGGCTCTATTAACGTGCTGACGACTCAGCGCCCGAGCCCACTTGCTAAGGGTAACCCTCAGCATACAAACCTAGTTCAAATCAAAACGCTAAACAAAGCATAA
- the yfaE gene encoding class I ribonucleotide reductase maintenance protein YfaE — protein sequence MPTIKINKLTSIESNPSNTLLETMEQAGLEPEYNCRDGHCGACRCTLDSGEVEYVGFAMAYTQANEILPCICKAKTELSLSNVIHRSKQKRA from the coding sequence ATGCCAACAATCAAAATCAACAAGCTGACTTCTATTGAATCTAACCCTTCAAATACTCTATTGGAAACAATGGAACAAGCAGGGTTAGAGCCAGAATACAACTGCCGAGATGGCCACTGTGGCGCTTGCCGCTGTACGTTGGATTCTGGTGAAGTCGAGTACGTTGGTTTTGCTATGGCTTACACACAAGCCAATGAAATTTTGCCATGCATCTGCAAAGCAAAAACTGAGTTATCGCTGAGTAACGTTATCCATAGAAGCAAGCAAAAACGCGCATAA
- a CDS encoding DUF3943 domain-containing protein — protein sequence MAKSPLLTKVTAAFSMLMSVNSVASQYDFDQPINLSYSDECAQDYCVNESLYTYKPSKNYALSESSDQYDLTIDKQPIYLTVSDGKDWDYLMGQTYTILGLSVATVGLMTLLPESITKWDDDQRDISALGKKWKDNVSEGPVWDRDEHFLNYVMHPYFGGVYYTAARHAGYDEFESFMYSWTMSTFFWEYGVEAFAEVPSWQDLFITPFFGAVVGEMMLEAEQDIVASGGEVMGSQTMGNVSLFFLNPVGHIHYWVSDAWGGDAEVNLNTNPWWDNQDAARFAYDAGARYDSQFVGMNFKVTF from the coding sequence GTGGCCAAATCACCGTTACTAACGAAGGTTACTGCTGCATTTTCAATGCTAATGTCAGTTAACTCGGTTGCAAGCCAATACGACTTCGACCAACCAATCAACCTTTCTTACTCGGATGAATGTGCTCAAGATTACTGTGTTAATGAAAGCTTGTACACCTACAAGCCTAGCAAGAACTATGCACTAAGCGAATCAAGTGATCAGTACGATCTAACGATCGATAAGCAACCAATCTACCTTACTGTCAGCGATGGCAAAGATTGGGATTACTTAATGGGTCAAACCTACACCATTCTTGGCCTAAGTGTCGCAACCGTTGGTCTAATGACTCTTTTACCTGAAAGTATCACTAAGTGGGATGATGACCAACGTGATATCAGCGCACTGGGTAAAAAATGGAAAGATAACGTTTCCGAAGGCCCAGTATGGGATCGTGACGAACACTTCCTAAACTACGTGATGCACCCGTATTTCGGTGGTGTTTACTATACGGCAGCTCGACATGCTGGTTATGACGAGTTTGAGTCTTTCATGTACTCTTGGACAATGTCGACTTTCTTCTGGGAATACGGCGTAGAAGCGTTTGCTGAAGTACCTTCATGGCAAGATCTCTTCATCACACCTTTCTTTGGTGCCGTTGTCGGTGAAATGATGCTAGAAGCAGAACAAGACATCGTTGCTTCAGGTGGCGAAGTGATGGGCTCTCAAACCATGGGTAATGTGTCTCTATTCTTCCTAAACCCTGTTGGCCATATCCACTACTGGGTAAGTGATGCATGGGGTGGTGACGCGGAAGTTAATCTGAATACTAACCCTTGGTGGGATAACCAAGACGCAGCTCGATTCGCCTACGATGCTGGCGCACGATACGATTCTCAATTTGTTGGTATGAACTTTAAAGTAACGTTCTAA
- a CDS encoding dimethyl sulfoxide reductase anchor subunit family protein — MIFHEWSLIFFTVLAQTAVGGYLLIGARALILGHDEEKLNSYKVPMFILWALMGLGFMFSTTHLGSPLRAFNAFNQLGSAWLSNEVFFGAAFFAIGGLQWLLSVLKKGGVAIQKTLMVAAMVLGVIFMYAMINVYMINTVPTWDNIYTPLSFIMTMVVGGLLLSQFVIVFANDSRFTVDRNITMLAVIAVAISLLVTVGKLNLIGDIQTSAAKASELVDGLGSYVILQVALLMASLLIWILPMLNKAKVNPVNLGLALVLFLVSELIGRGLFYSLHMTSGL, encoded by the coding sequence ATGATTTTTCATGAGTGGTCTTTAATCTTCTTTACGGTGCTGGCGCAAACTGCGGTTGGTGGTTACTTACTGATTGGCGCACGTGCACTGATACTTGGTCATGACGAAGAGAAACTAAACAGCTACAAGGTTCCAATGTTCATTCTGTGGGCACTAATGGGTCTTGGTTTTATGTTCTCGACAACTCACCTAGGTTCTCCACTGCGCGCGTTTAATGCCTTTAACCAACTAGGTTCGGCTTGGCTGTCTAACGAAGTGTTCTTCGGTGCGGCATTCTTCGCTATCGGTGGCCTGCAATGGCTATTGTCTGTGCTTAAGAAAGGTGGCGTAGCTATCCAGAAAACACTGATGGTTGCCGCGATGGTGTTGGGCGTTATCTTCATGTACGCGATGATCAACGTATACATGATCAACACAGTACCGACGTGGGACAACATCTACACACCATTGAGCTTCATCATGACGATGGTTGTGGGTGGTTTACTGCTGTCTCAGTTCGTGATTGTATTCGCAAATGACAGTCGCTTTACTGTTGACCGTAACATCACCATGCTGGCTGTTATCGCAGTTGCTATCAGCTTGCTTGTGACCGTAGGAAAACTGAACCTAATCGGTGACATTCAAACTTCAGCGGCAAAAGCATCTGAGTTGGTTGACGGTTTAGGCAGCTATGTGATTCTTCAAGTTGCATTGTTGATGGCAAGCTTGTTGATTTGGATTCTACCTATGCTGAACAAAGCAAAAGTGAACCCAGTAAACCTTGGCTTAGCACTAGTATTGTTCTTGGTTTCAGAGTTAATCGGCCGTGGTTTGTTCTATAGTCTACATATGACAAGCGGTTTGTAA